The following are encoded together in the Babesia microti strain RI chromosome II, complete genome genome:
- a CDS encoding hypothetical protein (overlaps_old_locusTagID:BBM_II00155;~overlaps_old_locusTagID:BBM_II00160), which yields MLIYVYVVLHICAQLLFFFPKHTISIGYNGFHESKITTNINRASHLLKDPEYPDFTYSPDTHNIYRNFWYPSGIFLHKPGEEGKDDYVGAYDSDDFNGTTHKNHNSDAIDKGDNIGVDDNAVNNKFKPNTDDIIDNKELSDVHTQTINPAKGITINNSIEGKRKYDDSFNDVKQAIYSLYGRAKDKGIEIDNIPELNTKEDIFKALDKLSMLLESYTYNLKSLDTGINQQFDNKSEYADSTLVDTSGQFLQLSRSQSPASKTISNQPPPHSIDKLRSFLDEFMETLNEVVSKNTGIVDLLGQTHKFPIGNTT from the exons ATGCTTATCTACGTGTATGTTGTTTTACACATATGTGCACAACTGTTATTTTTCTTTCCGAAGCACACAATATCCATTGGGTACAATGGTTTCCACGAGAGTAAAATTACTACTAATATAAATAGAGCTTCACATTTGTTAAAAGACCCGGAATATCCAGattttacatattcacCTGATACACATAACATTTATCGCAATTTTTGGTACCCTAGTGGAATTTTTTTACATAAACCTGGTGAAGAAGGCAAAGATGACTATGTTGGTGCTTATGACTCTGATGATTTCAATGGTACAACGCATAAAAACCACAACAGCGATGCGATAGATAAGGGTGATAATATCGGCGTCGATGACAATGCtgttaataataaatttaagcCAAATACTGAcgatattattgataacaAAGAATTGAGTGATGTGCATACACAGACCATTAATCCAG CTAAAGGAatcacaattaataatagtatCGAGGGAAAACGAAAGTATGACGATAGTTTTAACGACGTAAAACAAGCAATCTATTCCCTGTACGGAAGAGCTAAGGACAAGGGGATTGAAATAGACAATATTCCCGAGTTAAACACCAAGGAAGACATATTTAAGGCGCTGGACAAGTTAAGCATGTTACTTGAAAGCTACACATATAACTTGAAGTCATTGGATACAGGTATTAATCAGCAATTTGATAACAAATCGGAGTATGCAGATAGTACACTAGTGGATACGTCAGGTCAATTTTTGCAGTTATCAAGATCACAATCTCCTGCGTCCAAAACAATATCGAATCAACCACCACCTCACTCAATTGATAAACTAAGATCATTTTTGGACGAATTTATGGAAACATTAAATGAAGT AGTTAGCAAAAATACAGGAATTGTTGATTTGCTGGGCCAAACACATAAATTTCCCATTGGAAATACCACTTAG